The Caloranaerobacter ferrireducens genome has a window encoding:
- a CDS encoding S-ribosylhomocysteine lyase, with translation MENIIVESFKLDHTKVKAPYVRKCGVITTPKGDSISKFDLRFTQPNVEAIPTGAVHAIEHLLAGFIREELDNVVDISPMGCRTGFYLIIVSEISENDVAHALIKSLEKILLAKEIPAVNPVQCGNYRDMSLFGAKEYSKKVLNGLKEKYEKEE, from the coding sequence ATGGAAAATATAATTGTTGAAAGCTTTAAGTTAGACCATACTAAAGTAAAAGCTCCATATGTAAGAAAATGTGGAGTTATTACAACACCTAAAGGAGATAGTATTTCAAAGTTTGATTTAAGATTTACACAGCCTAATGTTGAAGCAATACCTACTGGAGCTGTTCATGCGATAGAACACTTATTAGCAGGTTTTATTAGAGAAGAACTCGATAATGTTGTAGACATATCTCCTATGGGATGTAGAACAGGTTTTTATCTAATAATAGTAAGTGAAATAAGTGAAAATGATGTGGCACACGCACTTATAAAGTCTTTAGAAAAAATTCTATTAGCTAAAGAAATTCCAGCAGTAAATCCAGTACAATGTGGGAATTATAGAGATATGTCTTTATTTGGAGCTAAAGAATATTCTAAGAAAGTATTAAATGGCCTTAAAGAAAAGTATGAAAAGGAGGAATAA
- a CDS encoding bifunctional cystathionine gamma-lyase/homocysteine desulfhydrase yields the protein MKFNSLVIHGGIDGDEKTGAVTVPIYQTSTYRQKKVGQHSGYEYSRTGNPTREALEKLISDLEGGFRGFAFSSGMAAISSVLMLFKSGDHIILSDDVYGGTFRVVDKVFKNFGLEYDFINTSDIDNMSKYIRENTKAIYIETPTNPLMKLTDIKQVSKIAKENNLLLIVDNTFMTPYLQKPIKLGADIVIHSATKYLGGHSDLVAGLVIVNNEELGNKMHFIQNSVGAILGPFDSWLLIKGIKTLHVRMDRHCENAEKIVKWLKEQEWVKKIYYPGIEVNENKLMQMKKFGGMISFEVINEEYLNKLLSNLEVITLAESLGGVESLISVPAKMTHASIPAEIRAKLGITDTLVRLSVGIEDVEDIINDLDITSKKNKI from the coding sequence ATGAAGTTTAACTCACTTGTAATTCATGGTGGTATAGATGGAGATGAAAAAACAGGAGCGGTTACTGTTCCTATTTATCAAACTTCAACGTATCGTCAAAAAAAAGTTGGGCAGCACAGTGGATATGAGTACTCAAGAACAGGTAATCCAACACGTGAAGCTTTAGAAAAATTAATTTCAGATTTAGAAGGTGGTTTTAGAGGTTTTGCATTTAGTTCTGGTATGGCAGCTATATCTTCAGTTTTAATGTTATTTAAATCAGGTGACCATATAATTTTAAGTGACGATGTTTATGGAGGAACGTTTAGAGTTGTAGATAAAGTCTTTAAAAATTTTGGTTTAGAATATGATTTCATTAACACTAGTGATATAGACAATATGTCCAAATATATAAGAGAAAACACAAAAGCTATCTATATTGAAACACCTACAAACCCTCTAATGAAATTAACAGATATTAAACAAGTTTCTAAAATAGCGAAAGAAAATAATTTGCTCCTTATTGTTGATAATACTTTTATGACTCCATACCTGCAAAAACCTATTAAGCTAGGAGCAGATATTGTAATTCACAGTGCTACAAAATATCTAGGCGGTCATAGTGACTTAGTTGCAGGTTTAGTTATCGTAAATAACGAAGAACTTGGCAATAAAATGCATTTTATTCAAAATTCAGTAGGCGCAATACTTGGACCATTTGATAGTTGGCTTTTAATTAAAGGTATTAAAACACTACATGTACGTATGGATAGACACTGTGAAAATGCCGAAAAAATAGTTAAGTGGCTTAAAGAACAAGAATGGGTTAAGAAAATATATTATCCAGGTATTGAAGTAAATGAAAATAAACTCATGCAAATGAAAAAATTTGGTGGAATGATTTCATTCGAAGTTATTAATGAAGAATATCTAAATAAACTACTATCAAATTTAGAAGTTATTACACTAGCAGAAAGTCTTGGTGGAGTTGAAAGCTTAATTTCTGTTCCTGCCAAAATGACTCATGCTTCAATTCCAGCAGAAATTAGGGCTAAGCTAGGTATAACTGATACATTAGTTAGACTTTCAGTAGGTATTGAAGACGTTGAAGATATTATTAATGATTTAGATATAACTTCTAAGAAAAACAAAATATAG
- a CDS encoding ABC transporter ATP-binding protein: MYLQLRQLTKEFDSIYAVKDLDLDINKGELVSILGPSGCGKTTTLKMIGGFLTPTRGSIILDDVDITNYPPNKRPTSTVFQSYALFPHMNVIQNVIYGLKYKGIGKKEALAKGENMLEIVGLKHYSHKDISQLSGGEQQRVALARALIMNPKVLLLDEPLSNLDAKLRIKMRNEIKNIQSHLGITMLYVTHDQEEALSISDRIVVMNKGKVEQVGTPKEIYCHPKSQFVADFIGRINIIEVENGEKIIVRPENVKLSELSGKYQGLVLQKQFMGAFVTYYVKVENSVIQADVLSNDDKEWLVGESVYLSFSDDAVIKI; the protein is encoded by the coding sequence ATGTATCTACAATTGAGACAATTAACCAAAGAGTTTGATTCAATTTATGCTGTTAAAGATTTAGATTTAGACATTAATAAGGGAGAACTAGTTTCAATATTAGGACCTAGTGGGTGTGGAAAAACCACGACGTTAAAGATGATAGGTGGTTTTTTGACTCCTACTAGAGGTTCAATAATTCTTGATGATGTAGATATAACTAACTATCCTCCCAATAAAAGACCTACTTCAACTGTATTTCAAAGCTATGCTCTTTTTCCGCACATGAATGTGATTCAGAATGTAATATATGGTTTGAAATATAAAGGGATTGGCAAAAAGGAAGCTTTAGCAAAAGGAGAAAATATGCTTGAAATAGTAGGGCTAAAACATTATAGCCATAAAGATATTTCACAATTAAGTGGAGGAGAGCAACAAAGAGTTGCTTTAGCAAGAGCTCTTATTATGAATCCTAAAGTCTTATTATTAGATGAACCATTGAGTAATTTAGATGCAAAATTGAGGATTAAAATGAGGAATGAAATTAAGAATATACAGTCTCATTTAGGTATTACCATGCTGTATGTAACCCATGATCAAGAAGAGGCTCTCAGTATTTCAGATAGAATTGTAGTTATGAATAAAGGAAAAGTAGAACAAGTAGGAACACCAAAAGAAATTTACTGTCATCCTAAAAGTCAATTTGTAGCTGATTTTATAGGAAGGATTAATATAATAGAAGTTGAAAATGGAGAGAAAATTATAGTGCGGCCAGAGAATGTTAAGCTTTCTGAGTTAAGTGGAAAATATCAAGGATTAGTATTGCAGAAACAGTTTATGGGTGCATTTGTAACGTATTATGTAAAAGTTGAAAATAGTGTTATACAAGCCGATGTTTTAAGTAATGATGATAAAGAGTGGCTTGTAGGAGAAAGTGTATATTTATCGTTTTCAGATGATGCAGTAATAAAAATATAG
- the phnE gene encoding phosphonate ABC transporter, permease protein PhnE, whose product MIRHFNFNRKYIITVIIILVLIWSAVGTEFNPLLFRDLGNTVDFIKKSFLRPEWSILPIVIKESITTIQIAIMGTFLAIFIALPLSFLAAFNTTPNLFLFNLTRSFLSFLRSVPEVVFALIFVPTVSLGPFAGVLALTIHNIGVLGKMISEIIEAADIGPQEAVKSTGADNYAVIIYGILPQIVPIILSNAFYRLEVSVRSSLVLGLVGAGGIGQLLSIHFRIFQYNKVAVDVIVIMIMVVIIDYLGGYIRQRVI is encoded by the coding sequence ATGATAAGGCATTTTAATTTTAATAGAAAATATATTATAACAGTTATTATTATATTAGTTTTGATTTGGAGTGCAGTGGGTACAGAATTTAACCCACTGCTTTTTAGAGATTTAGGAAATACTGTCGATTTTATTAAAAAAAGCTTCTTAAGACCTGAGTGGAGTATATTACCTATAGTTATTAAAGAATCTATTACTACTATACAAATTGCAATAATGGGTACTTTTTTAGCTATATTTATTGCACTGCCATTAAGTTTTTTAGCAGCATTTAATACTACTCCTAACTTATTTTTATTTAATTTAACAAGAAGTTTTCTAAGTTTTCTTCGCTCAGTTCCTGAAGTAGTTTTTGCTCTTATATTTGTACCTACAGTTAGCTTAGGTCCGTTTGCTGGAGTATTAGCGTTAACTATTCACAATATAGGAGTTCTAGGTAAGATGATATCAGAAATTATTGAAGCTGCAGACATAGGACCTCAAGAAGCAGTAAAATCTACAGGTGCCGATAATTATGCTGTTATTATTTATGGTATATTACCACAAATAGTTCCAATTATTTTATCAAATGCATTTTATAGATTAGAAGTTAGTGTAAGGTCATCTTTAGTATTAGGCTTAGTTGGGGCAGGCGGAATTGGACAACTTTTGAGTATTCATTTTAGGATTTTTCAATATAATAAGGTAGCAGTAGATGTAATAGTCATTATGATAATGGTAGTTATAATTGATTATTTAGGAGGATATATAAGACAAAGGGTGATATAA
- the phnC gene encoding phosphonate ABC transporter ATP-binding protein — translation MQLEIKNLFKRYGANQDYAIKDISLSIEKGEFVSVLGLSGSGKSTLIRCINRLIEPTSGSIFFNGEDVLKFNKRKLKKYRQRVGMIFQNYNLIDRLDVITNVLVGRFGYKSFVEILSKKFNEKEIEMAKIALKTVELEKYMNVKVRDLSGGQQQRVGIARALVQEPDIILGDEPVSSLDPITSVFVMELLKKINKEENITMIINLHSIELAKRFSTRIIGINKGKIVFDGPPEQLDEERVKCIYLRKD, via the coding sequence ATGCAGCTAGAAATAAAAAATTTATTTAAAAGGTATGGTGCTAATCAAGATTACGCTATAAAAGATATATCTTTATCGATAGAAAAAGGCGAATTTGTTAGCGTACTTGGATTAAGTGGGTCGGGTAAATCTACATTAATTAGATGTATTAACCGTTTAATAGAACCTACTTCAGGGAGTATTTTTTTTAATGGGGAAGATGTACTTAAGTTCAATAAAAGAAAGTTAAAAAAATATAGGCAAAGGGTAGGAATGATATTTCAGAATTACAATCTAATTGATAGATTAGATGTAATAACTAATGTATTAGTAGGAAGATTTGGGTATAAGTCATTTGTTGAAATTTTAAGTAAAAAATTTAATGAAAAAGAAATAGAAATGGCGAAAATAGCATTGAAAACAGTAGAATTAGAAAAATATATGAATGTGAAAGTTAGAGATTTAAGCGGAGGGCAACAGCAGAGAGTAGGTATAGCAAGGGCACTAGTTCAAGAGCCAGATATAATATTAGGAGATGAGCCTGTTTCTAGCTTAGATCCAATAACTTCTGTATTTGTAATGGAGTTATTAAAAAAGATTAACAAAGAAGAAAATATTACGATGATTATAAACCTTCATAGTATTGAATTGGCAAAAAGATTTTCAACACGCATAATAGGTATAAATAAAGGTAAGATAGTATTTGATGGACCTCCAGAACAATTAGATGAAGAAAGGGTAAAATGTATATATCTCAGGAAAGATTAA
- a CDS encoding sigma-54-dependent transcriptional regulator, protein MNKRILIADDEKNMIWALKRALGKEGYDIITAENGKKAVEVFIEKEPSLVLLDLKMPEMDGIEALRIIKEYNAKIPVIILTAHGTTQTAVEAMKIGALDYITKPFDIDELKIVIKKALDYKNLNDEVNYLKEKIKENTERIIYKSNKMKAVLDIVHKVAPTDATVLILGESGTGKELIANAIHEYSKRKNGPFVKINCTALPEGLLESELFGYEKGAFTGAISRKLGKFDRAQGGTIFLDEIGEISPAMQVKLLRVLQEREFERVGGTQTIKIDTRIIAATNRDLRKMVEENKFREDLYYRLNVIPIYVPPLRDRKEDIPVLVDYFIEKYSRQMGKRKMGISMKVLDKFMQYDWKGNIRELQNVIERCVILSSGEEIEENILPDEIKRKENLANTYFSLPDEGISLEEVERSLILQALEKTNFNQTKAAKLLGITRHTLLYRMEKYNLKG, encoded by the coding sequence GTGAATAAGAGGATTCTTATAGCTGATGATGAAAAAAATATGATATGGGCTCTTAAAAGAGCATTAGGCAAGGAAGGATACGATATTATAACAGCAGAAAATGGTAAGAAGGCAGTTGAAGTTTTCATAGAAAAAGAGCCTAGTTTAGTATTGCTTGATTTAAAAATGCCAGAAATGGATGGTATTGAAGCTTTAAGAATAATTAAAGAATATAATGCTAAAATACCAGTTATCATTTTAACAGCTCATGGTACTACACAAACGGCAGTAGAAGCTATGAAAATAGGAGCATTAGACTATATAACAAAACCTTTTGATATAGATGAATTGAAAATAGTGATTAAAAAGGCACTTGACTATAAAAATTTAAATGATGAAGTTAATTATTTGAAAGAAAAAATAAAGGAAAATACTGAAAGGATAATATATAAGAGTAATAAAATGAAAGCAGTTTTAGATATAGTACATAAAGTTGCTCCGACTGATGCCACAGTTCTAATATTAGGTGAGAGTGGTACAGGTAAAGAATTGATAGCAAATGCAATTCATGAGTATAGTAAAAGAAAAAATGGTCCATTTGTTAAGATAAATTGTACAGCATTGCCAGAAGGCTTATTAGAAAGTGAATTATTCGGCTATGAAAAGGGAGCTTTTACTGGGGCTATATCTCGTAAATTAGGAAAATTTGATAGGGCACAGGGAGGAACAATATTTTTAGATGAAATAGGTGAGATAAGCCCTGCTATGCAAGTGAAGTTATTAAGAGTTTTACAAGAAAGAGAATTTGAAAGGGTTGGAGGAACGCAGACTATTAAGATTGATACTAGGATAATAGCTGCAACTAATAGAGATTTAAGAAAAATGGTTGAGGAGAATAAATTTAGAGAAGATTTGTATTATAGACTAAATGTTATACCTATTTATGTACCTCCTTTAAGAGACAGAAAAGAGGATATACCAGTGCTTGTAGATTATTTTATTGAAAAGTATTCACGCCAAATGGGTAAACGCAAAATGGGAATAAGTATGAAAGTTTTAGATAAATTTATGCAATATGATTGGAAAGGAAATATTAGAGAATTGCAAAATGTAATAGAGAGATGTGTAATTCTTTCATCAGGAGAAGAAATAGAAGAAAATATACTACCTGATGAGATTAAACGAAAAGAAAATCTTGCTAATACTTATTTTAGTTTACCTGACGAAGGGATTTCATTAGAAGAAGTTGAAAGAAGTTTAATTTTACAAGCATTAGAAAAAACAAATTTCAATCAAACAAAAGCTGCAAAGTTACTAGGAATTACTAGACATACATTATTATATAGAATGGAGAAATATAATTTGAAAGGATAA
- a CDS encoding class I SAM-dependent methyltransferase, translating into MPDFNKLFDEWAKSYDETVYGTDNEYVEVFENYEDILKYISDEIADKNGIIVEIGVGTGNLTKVLYEKKLNIVGIEPSKEMRKIAKEKLPNVDILDGHFLSIPIDKKIDAIVTSYAFHHLTYDEKKKALEYLDKKLNNNGKIVIADTMFESIEYKENLFKYVESNKCFNLLNDLKTEYYELLDDLCVLFKELNYSYSLKKMNKYVWVISAVKGGY; encoded by the coding sequence ATGCCTGATTTTAATAAATTATTTGATGAATGGGCTAAATCTTACGATGAAACTGTATACGGTACTGATAATGAATATGTAGAAGTCTTCGAAAACTATGAAGATATTCTTAAATATATATCAGATGAAATTGCAGATAAAAACGGTATAATCGTTGAAATAGGTGTGGGAACAGGAAATTTAACTAAAGTGCTTTATGAAAAAAAATTAAATATAGTTGGAATTGAACCATCTAAAGAAATGAGAAAAATAGCTAAAGAAAAATTACCCAATGTAGATATCTTAGATGGACATTTTTTATCAATACCTATAGATAAAAAAATAGATGCAATAGTTACTTCATATGCTTTTCATCATTTAACTTATGATGAAAAGAAGAAGGCTTTAGAATATCTTGATAAAAAATTGAATAATAATGGAAAGATAGTAATTGCCGATACTATGTTTGAATCTATTGAATACAAAGAAAACTTGTTTAAATATGTAGAATCAAATAAATGCTTTAATCTTCTTAATGACTTAAAAACTGAATATTACGAGTTATTAGATGACTTATGTGTTCTATTTAAAGAATTAAATTACTCGTATTCATTAAAAAAGATGAACAAATACGTATGGGTAATATCTGCTGTAAAAGGAGGTTATTAA
- the phnD gene encoding phosphate/phosphite/phosphonate ABC transporter substrate-binding protein, translating to MKKLLLLVLVLSLTFSLLACSNVNTSVNNEEQMSQEKIVIGVIPAQNQGKMKIAMDKLGSYLSNKLNMNVEVNVYSDYNGVVEAMNYGKVDLAYFGPLTYVIAHEKSNAEAIITMLINGEPYYYSYIIVPNDSPYNSIEDLIKDVENIEFAFGDPNSTSGCLIPSIKFKELGVFRSETDYDFKNVVYTGSHDATAKAIENKKIDAGAIDSAIFEIMKKNKVIDASKFKVIWKSDKLFQYPWAVKNNFPIELKEKLIEAFLEIKDQEILDVFGANGFTRANDKDYEPIRKAAKEAGRI from the coding sequence ATGAAAAAACTATTGTTACTTGTTTTAGTATTGAGTTTAACTTTTTCATTATTAGCTTGTAGTAATGTTAATACTAGTGTTAATAATGAAGAACAAATGAGTCAAGAGAAAATAGTTATTGGAGTTATACCAGCTCAGAATCAGGGAAAGATGAAAATTGCAATGGATAAATTGGGGAGTTATTTGAGCAATAAGTTAAATATGAATGTAGAGGTTAATGTGTATTCAGACTATAATGGTGTTGTTGAAGCTATGAATTATGGAAAGGTTGATTTGGCTTATTTCGGACCTTTAACTTATGTAATAGCTCATGAAAAAAGTAATGCAGAAGCTATAATTACGATGCTTATTAACGGTGAACCTTATTATTATTCGTACATAATAGTTCCTAATGATTCTCCATATAACAGTATCGAAGATCTTATTAAAGATGTTGAAAATATCGAGTTTGCTTTTGGAGATCCTAATTCTACTTCAGGATGTTTAATTCCAAGTATTAAGTTTAAGGAACTTGGTGTGTTTAGAAGTGAAACAGATTATGATTTTAAAAATGTAGTTTATACTGGCAGTCACGATGCAACAGCAAAAGCTATAGAAAATAAAAAAATAGATGCTGGAGCTATAGATAGTGCAATATTTGAAATAATGAAGAAAAACAAGGTGATAGATGCAAGTAAATTCAAAGTTATTTGGAAGTCTGATAAGTTATTTCAGTATCCTTGGGCAGTAAAAAACAATTTTCCTATAGAATTAAAAGAAAAGCTTATAGAAGCATTTTTAGAAATTAAGGACCAAGAAATATTAGATGTATTTGGAGCTAATGGATTTACTAGAGCCAATGATAAAGATTATGAACCAATAAGAAAAGCTGCAAAAGAAGCAGGAAGGATATAA